Proteins from one Drosophila gunungcola strain Sukarami chromosome 2R unlocalized genomic scaffold, Dgunungcola_SK_2 000012F, whole genome shotgun sequence genomic window:
- the LOC128255991 gene encoding uncharacterized protein LOC128255991 isoform X2: MLRWLQIGILLPLFSLGRGNFSSGSFNLTLYRQMPPLHQLDDYDLCLDRPSGSYCLAYVEILPNASSTLWHLIHEVSQDSKHRFRHDRVFRGVCLEGCKKRLIDLSESREHEEGTFLDQELIAYYAKVHRRASDADERLLYEELVNSCLNLKFGEEFSLQTRSLIEYCDTADDHLEHDGLDLIFYALLICILLLTLCSSIYDFRLSQINPQQTENFYRKAPSSRSKCKHPNLTRPLYITLSILALAVPAILTYVLELDAVYHLRPETYRYLYFRHSDTFYQMYPPFYTNLGGYLLGFLCGHLYLKKRPQGLVFRGNLKFELAMWLLVLATLGLLFSGYIFIRQDFAKPSLWLALYAGVHKNLWLLICAGFVFLMCCKVGGMAYDFCTLPLFRPLARISFQSFLWHVVILRIVAGCFRQPVYVSSFYLMCNVLSVFIITQVVAAFVAIVLELPLGEVLRCLMKPETGREEPNPVIQTSRAQSAV, translated from the exons ATGCTCCGTTGGCTGCAAATCGGGATTCTTCTGCCGCTATTCTCTTTGGGTCGAGGGAACTTCTCATCTGGCTCGTTTAATT TGACCCTGTACAGGCAAATGCCCCCTCTGCACCAACTGGATGACTACGATCTCTGCCTGGATAGGCCCTCTGGTAGCTACTGCCTGGCATATGTGGAGATCCTTCCCAACGCCAGTTCCACTTTGTGGCACCTAATCCACGAGGTGTCGCAGGACTCTAAACATCGTTTTCGCCATGATCGCGTTTTTCGGGGCGTGTGCCTGGAAGGTTGCAAGAAAAGACTGATCGACTTATCTGAGTCGAGGGAGCATGAGGAAGGAACGTTTCTGGACCAGGAACTGATTGCCTACTACGCCAAGGTCCACCGACGAGCATCGGATGCGGATGAGAGGCTCCTCTACGAAGAGTTGGTAAACAGCTGTCTGAATCTTAAGTTCGGCGAGGAATTCTCGCTTCAGACTCGCAGCCTCATCGAATATTGTGATACGGCGGATGACCACTTGGAACATG ATGGACtcgatttgattttttatgctCTTCTGATCTGCATTCTCCTACTTACTTTGTGCTCCTCAATCTACGACTTTCGACTCAGCCAGATAAATCCGCAGCAGACAGAGAATTTCTATCGGAAGGCACCCAGCAGTCGCAGTAAGTGCAA GCATCCCAATCTTACAAGGCCGTTGTACATAACTCTTTCGATCCTCGCTTTAGCAGTGCCTGCAATATTGACGTACGTTCTTGAGTTGGATGCTGTCTACCATCTTCGACCGGA AACCTATCGCTACTTGTACTTCCGGCATTCTGACACATTCTACCAGATGTATCCGCCATTCTACACGAATTTGGGAGGATACCTACTTGGATTTTTGTGTGGACATCTTTACCTGAAGAAGCGGCCCCAAGGATTAGTGTTCCGGGGAAACCTTAAGTTCGAACTGGCCATGTGGCTGCTTGTGCTAGCCACGTTGGGACTGCTTTTCTCTGGCTACATCTTCATCCGCCAGGACTTTGCAAAGCCATCTCTTTGGTTGGCCTTGTACGCGGGTGTCCACAAGAACTTGTGGCTGCTGATCTGCGCGGGATTCGTATTCCTCATGTGCTGCAAAGTGGGAG GAATGGCCTATGATTTCTGCACCTTACCGCTTTTTCGGCCACTGGCAAGAATCTCGTTTCAGTCCTTCCTGTGGCACGTTGTCATCCTAAGAATAGTGGCGGGTTGTTTTAGACAGCCGGTATACGTTTCTAGCTTCTACCTG ATGTGCAATGTTTTAAGTGTCTTTATCATCACGCAAGTTGTGGCTGCTTTTGTGGCGATAGTACTGGAACTTCCTCTTGGAGAGGTGCTACGATGCTTAATGAAGCCGGAAACAG GACGCGAAGAACCCAATCCGGTAATTCAAACGAGTCGCGCGCAGTCAGCTGTTTAG
- the LOC128255991 gene encoding nose resistant to fluoxetine protein 6 isoform X1 → MLRWLQIGILLPLFSLGRGNFSSGSFNLTLYRQMPPLHQLDDYDLCLDRPSGSYCLAYVEILPNASSTLWHLIHEVSQDSKHRFRHDRVFRGVCLEGCKKRLIDLSESREHEEGTFLDQELIAYYAKVHRRASDADERLLYEELVNSCLNLKFGEEFSLQTRSLIEYCDTADDHLEHDGLDLIFYALLICILLLTLCSSIYDFRLSQINPQQTENFYRKAPSSRRQQLLTSFSMVRNFYRLIEPPVTDLSRDVSFFDGFRVIGVFVVILGHTLMVFMTIPIQNPEFYEQFLFRFETSVFQNGSLVIQVFFVMSGFLLYVNFTERQLVNPKTGNIDCITVYFRVFFYRYFRLLPSLGALILFNGTLLVRLQNGPFWRHLTEAERVFCRSNWWKNVFFVTNHMLEDSCSHQTWYLGADMQLFELFLIVIVISKKHPNLTRPLYITLSILALAVPAILTYVLELDAVYHLRPETYRYLYFRHSDTFYQMYPPFYTNLGGYLLGFLCGHLYLKKRPQGLVFRGNLKFELAMWLLVLATLGLLFSGYIFIRQDFAKPSLWLALYAGVHKNLWLLICAGFVFLMCCKVGGMAYDFCTLPLFRPLARISFQSFLWHVVILRIVAGCFRQPVYVSSFYLMCNVLSVFIITQVVAAFVAIVLELPLGEVLRCLMKPETGREEPNPVIQTSRAQSAV, encoded by the exons ATGCTCCGTTGGCTGCAAATCGGGATTCTTCTGCCGCTATTCTCTTTGGGTCGAGGGAACTTCTCATCTGGCTCGTTTAATT TGACCCTGTACAGGCAAATGCCCCCTCTGCACCAACTGGATGACTACGATCTCTGCCTGGATAGGCCCTCTGGTAGCTACTGCCTGGCATATGTGGAGATCCTTCCCAACGCCAGTTCCACTTTGTGGCACCTAATCCACGAGGTGTCGCAGGACTCTAAACATCGTTTTCGCCATGATCGCGTTTTTCGGGGCGTGTGCCTGGAAGGTTGCAAGAAAAGACTGATCGACTTATCTGAGTCGAGGGAGCATGAGGAAGGAACGTTTCTGGACCAGGAACTGATTGCCTACTACGCCAAGGTCCACCGACGAGCATCGGATGCGGATGAGAGGCTCCTCTACGAAGAGTTGGTAAACAGCTGTCTGAATCTTAAGTTCGGCGAGGAATTCTCGCTTCAGACTCGCAGCCTCATCGAATATTGTGATACGGCGGATGACCACTTGGAACATG ATGGACtcgatttgattttttatgctCTTCTGATCTGCATTCTCCTACTTACTTTGTGCTCCTCAATCTACGACTTTCGACTCAGCCAGATAAATCCGCAGCAGACAGAGAATTTCTATCGGAAGGCACCCAGCAGTCGCA GGCAGCAGCTCCTTACCTCCTTCTCAATGGTCCGTAACTTCTATCGACTGATCGAGCCGCCTGTTACGGATTTATCGCGCGACGTGAGCTTCTTTGACGGGTTCCGAGTGATCGGCGTGTTTGTGGTGATCTTGGGACACACGCTAATGGTCTTCATGACGATCCCAATACAAAATCCAGAATTCTATGAGCAGTTCCTCTTCAGGTTCGAGACATCGGTGTTCCAGAATGGCAGCCTTGTAATCCAGGTGTTTTTCGTAATGAGTGGCTTCTTGCTCTACGTTAATTTTACCGAACGCCAATTGGTTAACCCCAAGACTGGCAACATCGATTGTATCACCGTGTACTTCCGTGTGTTTTTCTACAGATACTTTAGACTCCTGCCTTCGCTTGGCGCCCTCATTCTGTTCAATGGAACTCTGCTGGTGCGCCTCCAGAACGGTCCTTTTTGGCGGCATCTGACGGAGGCTGAGCGCGTTTTTTGCCGGAGCAACTGGTGGAAGAACGTGTTCTTTGTGACCAACCACATGTTGGAGGACAGT tgtTCCCACCAGACCTGGTATTTGGGGGCGGACATGCAGCTATTTGAGCTCTTCCTGATCGTCATTGTTATAAGCAAGAA GCATCCCAATCTTACAAGGCCGTTGTACATAACTCTTTCGATCCTCGCTTTAGCAGTGCCTGCAATATTGACGTACGTTCTTGAGTTGGATGCTGTCTACCATCTTCGACCGGA AACCTATCGCTACTTGTACTTCCGGCATTCTGACACATTCTACCAGATGTATCCGCCATTCTACACGAATTTGGGAGGATACCTACTTGGATTTTTGTGTGGACATCTTTACCTGAAGAAGCGGCCCCAAGGATTAGTGTTCCGGGGAAACCTTAAGTTCGAACTGGCCATGTGGCTGCTTGTGCTAGCCACGTTGGGACTGCTTTTCTCTGGCTACATCTTCATCCGCCAGGACTTTGCAAAGCCATCTCTTTGGTTGGCCTTGTACGCGGGTGTCCACAAGAACTTGTGGCTGCTGATCTGCGCGGGATTCGTATTCCTCATGTGCTGCAAAGTGGGAG GAATGGCCTATGATTTCTGCACCTTACCGCTTTTTCGGCCACTGGCAAGAATCTCGTTTCAGTCCTTCCTGTGGCACGTTGTCATCCTAAGAATAGTGGCGGGTTGTTTTAGACAGCCGGTATACGTTTCTAGCTTCTACCTG ATGTGCAATGTTTTAAGTGTCTTTATCATCACGCAAGTTGTGGCTGCTTTTGTGGCGATAGTACTGGAACTTCCTCTTGGAGAGGTGCTACGATGCTTAATGAAGCCGGAAACAG GACGCGAAGAACCCAATCCGGTAATTCAAACGAGTCGCGCGCAGTCAGCTGTTTAG
- the LOC128255991 gene encoding nose resistant to fluoxetine protein 6 isoform X3: MLRWLQIGILLPLFSLGRGNFSSGSFNLTLYRQMPPLHQLDDYDLCLDRPSGSYCLAYVEILPNASSTLWHLIHEVSQDSKHRFRHDRVFRGVCLEGCKKRLIDLSESREHEEGTFLDQELIAYYAKVHRRASDADERLLYEELVNSCLNLKFGEEFSLQTRSLIEYCDTADDHLEHDGLDLIFYALLICILLLTLCSSIYDFRLSQINPQQTENFYRKAPSSRRQQLLTSFSMVRNFYRLIEPPVTDLSRDVSFFDGFRVIGVFVVILGHTLMVFMTIPIQNPEFYEQFLFRFETSVFQNGSLVIQVFFVMSGFLLYVNFTERQLVNPKTGNIDCITVYFRVFFYRYFRLLPSLGALILFNGTLLVRLQNGPFWRHLTEAERVFCRSNWWKNVFFVTNHMLEDSVCFRQPCDCHSRSRDIAFQIVFPPDLVFGGGHAAI; this comes from the exons ATGCTCCGTTGGCTGCAAATCGGGATTCTTCTGCCGCTATTCTCTTTGGGTCGAGGGAACTTCTCATCTGGCTCGTTTAATT TGACCCTGTACAGGCAAATGCCCCCTCTGCACCAACTGGATGACTACGATCTCTGCCTGGATAGGCCCTCTGGTAGCTACTGCCTGGCATATGTGGAGATCCTTCCCAACGCCAGTTCCACTTTGTGGCACCTAATCCACGAGGTGTCGCAGGACTCTAAACATCGTTTTCGCCATGATCGCGTTTTTCGGGGCGTGTGCCTGGAAGGTTGCAAGAAAAGACTGATCGACTTATCTGAGTCGAGGGAGCATGAGGAAGGAACGTTTCTGGACCAGGAACTGATTGCCTACTACGCCAAGGTCCACCGACGAGCATCGGATGCGGATGAGAGGCTCCTCTACGAAGAGTTGGTAAACAGCTGTCTGAATCTTAAGTTCGGCGAGGAATTCTCGCTTCAGACTCGCAGCCTCATCGAATATTGTGATACGGCGGATGACCACTTGGAACATG ATGGACtcgatttgattttttatgctCTTCTGATCTGCATTCTCCTACTTACTTTGTGCTCCTCAATCTACGACTTTCGACTCAGCCAGATAAATCCGCAGCAGACAGAGAATTTCTATCGGAAGGCACCCAGCAGTCGCA GGCAGCAGCTCCTTACCTCCTTCTCAATGGTCCGTAACTTCTATCGACTGATCGAGCCGCCTGTTACGGATTTATCGCGCGACGTGAGCTTCTTTGACGGGTTCCGAGTGATCGGCGTGTTTGTGGTGATCTTGGGACACACGCTAATGGTCTTCATGACGATCCCAATACAAAATCCAGAATTCTATGAGCAGTTCCTCTTCAGGTTCGAGACATCGGTGTTCCAGAATGGCAGCCTTGTAATCCAGGTGTTTTTCGTAATGAGTGGCTTCTTGCTCTACGTTAATTTTACCGAACGCCAATTGGTTAACCCCAAGACTGGCAACATCGATTGTATCACCGTGTACTTCCGTGTGTTTTTCTACAGATACTTTAGACTCCTGCCTTCGCTTGGCGCCCTCATTCTGTTCAATGGAACTCTGCTGGTGCGCCTCCAGAACGGTCCTTTTTGGCGGCATCTGACGGAGGCTGAGCGCGTTTTTTGCCGGAGCAACTGGTGGAAGAACGTGTTCTTTGTGACCAACCACATGTTGGAGGACAGTGTATGTTTTAGGCAACCTTGTGATTGTCACTCACGGTCGCGCGATATTGCTTTCCAAATCG tgtTCCCACCAGACCTGGTATTTGGGGGCGGACATGCAGCTATTTGA
- the LOC128255684 gene encoding coronin-1C-A isoform X2: MSFRVVRSSKFRHVYGQALKREQCYDNIRVSKSSWDSTFCAVNPKFLAIIVESAGGGAFIVLPHNKVGRIAADHPLVGGHKGPVLDIAWCPHNDNVIASGSEDCVVKVWQIPDGGLSRTLTEPVVDLVFHQRRVGLVLWHPSALNVLLTAGSDNQVVIWNVGTGEMLVHIDSHPDIVYSACFNWDGSKLVTTCKDKKIRIYDPRNGELESEAMCHEGSKATRAIFLRHGLIFTTGFNRSSERQYSLRAPDALNEPIVMVELDTSNGVMFPLYDADTNMIYLCGKGDSVIRYFEVTPEPPFVHYINTFQTTEPQRGIGLMPKRGCDVTTCEVAKFYRMNNNGLCQVISMTVPRKSDLFQEDLYPDTLAEDAAITAEEWIDGKDADPIVFSLKGGYVSSSVNKSLPAKKAGNILNKPRGDGGSSGAASSSAGGGSYASGNNNEANEGGPPAAVLSEKDLRTIQDEIRKLKAIIVKQENRIRALEAKEDARNKNGSDAAPASAAAASSDGKASESANDHASTSAATAKDED; this comes from the exons ATGTCGTTCCGCGTGGTACGCAGCTCCAAATTCCGCCACGTCTACGGACAGGCATTGAAGCGGGAGCAGTGCTACGACAACATACGGGTATCCAAGTCCAGCTGGGACTCCACATTCTGCGCGGTGAATCCCAAGTTCCTGGCCATCATCGTGGAGTCGGCGGGCGGCGGAGCCTTCATCGTCTTGCCACACAACAAA GTTGGTCGCATAGCGGCAGACCATCCGTTGGTGGGCGGACACAAGGGTCCCGTGCTGGACATCGCCTGGTGCCCCCACAACGACAATGTGATCGCTTCCGGCTCGGAGGACTGCGTGGTCAAGGTGTGGCAGATACCCGACGGCGGCCTGTCGCGCACGCTCACCGAACCCGTGGTCGACCTGGTCTTCCACCAGCGTCGCGTGGGTCTGGTGCTGTGGCACCCCTCGGCCCTCAATGTGCTGCTCACCGCCGGCTCCGACAACCAG GTTGTTATCTGGAACGTGGGCACTGGCGAAATGCTCGTGCACATCGACTCCCACCCGGACATCGTGTACAGCGCCTGCTTCAACTGGGACGGCTCCAAACTGGTCACCACCTGCAAGGACAAGAAGATCCGCATCTACGATCCGCGCAACGGCGAGCTGGAGAGCGAAGCCATGTGCCACGAGGGCTCCAAGGCCACGAGAGCAATCTTCCTGCGCCACGGTTTGATCTTCACCACGGGCTTCAATCGCAGCTCGGAGCGCCAGTACTCCCTGCGCGCACCGGACGCCCTCAACGAGCCCATCGTCATGGTGGAGCTCGATACGTCCAACGGCGTAATGTTCCCGCTCTACGACGCAGACACGAACATGATATACCTGTGCGGCAAGGGTGACTCGGTCATCAGGTATTTCGAG GTAACGCCAGAGCCTCCGTTCGTGCACTATATCAACACGTTTCAGACGACAGAGCCGCAGCGTGGTATTGGCCTAATGCCCAAGCGCGGCTGCGATGTCACCACCTGTGAGGTGGCCAAGTTCTACCGCATGAACAACAACGGTCTGTGCCAGGTCATTTCGATGACCGTGCCGCGCAAATCGGATCTCTTCCAGGAGGATCTCTACCCCGACACACTGGCGGAGGATGCCGCCATCACCGCCGAGGAGTGGATCGACGGCAAGGATGCGGACCCCATCGTATTTTCGCTTAAA GGTGGCTACGTGTCCTCGTCGGTCAACAAGTCGCTGCCGGCGAAGAAGGCGGGCAACATTCTCAACAAGCCCAGAGGCGATGGTGGCAGCTCCGGAGCAGCAAGCAGCAGTGCGGGTGGTGGTTCCTACGCGTCCGGAAACAACAACGAGGCTAACGAGGGCGGACCGCCGGCAGCAGTTTTGTCG gAAAAGGACCTGCGCACCATCCAGGACGAGATCCGCAAACTTAAGGCGATCATCGTCAAGCAGGAGAACCGTATTCGCGCCCTCGAGGCCAAGGAGGACGCCCGCAACAAGAATGGAAGCGATGCCGCGCCTGCCTCGGCGGCAGCAGCCTCCTCTGACGGCAAAGCCAGCGAAAGTGCCAACGACCACGCGTCCACATCAGCAGCAACGGCGAAGGACGAGGACTAG
- the LOC128255684 gene encoding coronin-1C-A isoform X1 translates to MSFRVVRSSKFRHVYGQALKREQCYDNIRVSKSSWDSTFCAVNPKFLAIIVESAGGGAFIVLPHNKVGRIAADHPLVGGHKGPVLDIAWCPHNDNVIASGSEDCVVKVWQIPDGGLSRTLTEPVVDLVFHQRRVGLVLWHPSALNVLLTAGSDNQVVIWNVGTGEMLVHIDSHPDIVYSACFNWDGSKLVTTCKDKKIRIYDPRNGELESEAMCHEGSKATRAIFLRHGLIFTTGFNRSSERQYSLRAPDALNEPIVMVELDTSNGVMFPLYDADTNMIYLCGKGDSVIRYFEVTPEPPFVHYINTFQTTEPQRGIGLMPKRGCDVTTCEVAKFYRMNNNGLCQVISMTVPRKSDLFQEDLYPDTLAEDAAITAEEWIDGKDADPIVFSLKDRVSIVQGGYVSSSVNKSLPAKKAGNILNKPRGDGGSSGAASSSAGGGSYASGNNNEANEGGPPAAVLSEKDLRTIQDEIRKLKAIIVKQENRIRALEAKEDARNKNGSDAAPASAAAASSDGKASESANDHASTSAATAKDED, encoded by the exons ATGTCGTTCCGCGTGGTACGCAGCTCCAAATTCCGCCACGTCTACGGACAGGCATTGAAGCGGGAGCAGTGCTACGACAACATACGGGTATCCAAGTCCAGCTGGGACTCCACATTCTGCGCGGTGAATCCCAAGTTCCTGGCCATCATCGTGGAGTCGGCGGGCGGCGGAGCCTTCATCGTCTTGCCACACAACAAA GTTGGTCGCATAGCGGCAGACCATCCGTTGGTGGGCGGACACAAGGGTCCCGTGCTGGACATCGCCTGGTGCCCCCACAACGACAATGTGATCGCTTCCGGCTCGGAGGACTGCGTGGTCAAGGTGTGGCAGATACCCGACGGCGGCCTGTCGCGCACGCTCACCGAACCCGTGGTCGACCTGGTCTTCCACCAGCGTCGCGTGGGTCTGGTGCTGTGGCACCCCTCGGCCCTCAATGTGCTGCTCACCGCCGGCTCCGACAACCAG GTTGTTATCTGGAACGTGGGCACTGGCGAAATGCTCGTGCACATCGACTCCCACCCGGACATCGTGTACAGCGCCTGCTTCAACTGGGACGGCTCCAAACTGGTCACCACCTGCAAGGACAAGAAGATCCGCATCTACGATCCGCGCAACGGCGAGCTGGAGAGCGAAGCCATGTGCCACGAGGGCTCCAAGGCCACGAGAGCAATCTTCCTGCGCCACGGTTTGATCTTCACCACGGGCTTCAATCGCAGCTCGGAGCGCCAGTACTCCCTGCGCGCACCGGACGCCCTCAACGAGCCCATCGTCATGGTGGAGCTCGATACGTCCAACGGCGTAATGTTCCCGCTCTACGACGCAGACACGAACATGATATACCTGTGCGGCAAGGGTGACTCGGTCATCAGGTATTTCGAG GTAACGCCAGAGCCTCCGTTCGTGCACTATATCAACACGTTTCAGACGACAGAGCCGCAGCGTGGTATTGGCCTAATGCCCAAGCGCGGCTGCGATGTCACCACCTGTGAGGTGGCCAAGTTCTACCGCATGAACAACAACGGTCTGTGCCAGGTCATTTCGATGACCGTGCCGCGCAAATCGGATCTCTTCCAGGAGGATCTCTACCCCGACACACTGGCGGAGGATGCCGCCATCACCGCCGAGGAGTGGATCGACGGCAAGGATGCGGACCCCATCGTATTTTCGCTTAAA GATCGCGTTTCCATTGTGCAGGGTGGCTACGTGTCCTCGTCGGTCAACAAGTCGCTGCCGGCGAAGAAGGCGGGCAACATTCTCAACAAGCCCAGAGGCGATGGTGGCAGCTCCGGAGCAGCAAGCAGCAGTGCGGGTGGTGGTTCCTACGCGTCCGGAAACAACAACGAGGCTAACGAGGGCGGACCGCCGGCAGCAGTTTTGTCG gAAAAGGACCTGCGCACCATCCAGGACGAGATCCGCAAACTTAAGGCGATCATCGTCAAGCAGGAGAACCGTATTCGCGCCCTCGAGGCCAAGGAGGACGCCCGCAACAAGAATGGAAGCGATGCCGCGCCTGCCTCGGCGGCAGCAGCCTCCTCTGACGGCAAAGCCAGCGAAAGTGCCAACGACCACGCGTCCACATCAGCAGCAACGGCGAAGGACGAGGACTAG